In Rubripirellula tenax, the following are encoded in one genomic region:
- a CDS encoding DUF6896 domain-containing protein, with protein sequence MDSDIIPLIHTYQRHVAEAIALFRNNLGVRGHLLRAWRRSSLPPDPADADDGPAIPQRGILDADRNITYSFHGIGCRLEFGDHMVDFDFGPDQRFDGFDAWRLHLLAESLPEFQQFSDVDIAQQHLSQLATAGRITKLDSTIGSHLYFFTNPYDSRA encoded by the coding sequence TAATTCCGCTCATTCACACATATCAGCGGCACGTCGCCGAAGCAATCGCTCTCTTTCGCAACAACCTTGGTGTTCGTGGTCACCTTCTTCGCGCTTGGCGCCGTTCCTCACTGCCACCCGACCCGGCCGATGCTGATGATGGCCCCGCCATTCCCCAACGCGGAATACTGGACGCGGACCGGAACATCACATACTCATTCCACGGCATCGGATGCCGACTTGAATTCGGCGATCACATGGTCGATTTCGACTTTGGCCCCGATCAACGATTCGACGGGTTTGACGCTTGGCGATTGCACCTGCTCGCAGAGTCGCTCCCTGAATTCCAACAATTCTCCGATGTGGACATCGCCCAACAACACTTATCCCAATTGGCGACAGCCGGTCGAATAACCAAACTCGACTCAACAATCGGTAGCCATCTCTATTTCTTTACCAACCCCTACGACAGCAGAGCGTAA
- a CDS encoding zinc-ribbon domain containing protein, whose translation MNHRREKRHIAEGGMPPGAVAADTTQQVHVSPYGSAKKFYVDVAFKCKDCGADEVWTGEQQKWFYEVAKGSLYATAVRCRDCRNRLNDQRELQRKQMDAADEAKRNG comes from the coding sequence ATGAATCACCGCCGTGAGAAACGCCACATCGCAGAGGGTGGAATGCCACCCGGCGCTGTCGCTGCTGACACGACCCAACAGGTCCACGTCAGTCCTTACGGCTCCGCCAAAAAGTTCTACGTTGACGTAGCGTTCAAGTGCAAAGATTGCGGTGCTGACGAGGTCTGGACTGGTGAACAGCAAAAGTGGTTCTACGAAGTCGCCAAGGGATCGCTTTACGCAACTGCTGTGCGATGCCGGGACTGCCGGAACCGATTAAACGATCAACGTGAATTGCAGCGTAAGCAGATGGATGCCGCCGACGAGGCCAAACGAAATGGATAG
- a CDS encoding prolyl hydroxylase family protein: MTLVAEFVDPDIFTVAGVFSAAECSALIDRAESIGFDAASVRTHSGPKMMTNIRNNDRVNLDDPDLAALMWSRISHVLPSIDDQHAVGVDSQLRFYRYEPGQEFKRHKDGSVTNDAGHVSKLSYLIYLNGDFDGGSTTFRDYDGKGDSRRKIEHVITPIAGSALLFRHQRWHEGSALVSGRKYVLRSDVFYSA; this comes from the coding sequence ATGACATTGGTTGCCGAATTCGTTGATCCAGACATCTTCACTGTGGCAGGCGTTTTCTCCGCCGCAGAATGTTCCGCGCTAATCGACCGCGCTGAGTCCATCGGGTTTGATGCCGCATCGGTGCGCACGCATTCTGGCCCCAAGATGATGACCAACATTCGCAACAACGATCGTGTCAATCTCGACGACCCCGACCTTGCTGCCCTGATGTGGTCTCGTATTTCGCACGTCCTGCCCTCGATCGACGATCAACACGCCGTTGGCGTTGACTCCCAGCTTCGTTTCTACCGATACGAACCCGGTCAGGAATTCAAACGGCACAAGGATGGTTCCGTGACTAACGACGCTGGCCATGTCAGCAAACTGTCGTATCTGATCTACCTCAATGGCGACTTTGACGGCGGCTCAACTACGTTTCGCGACTACGATGGCAAGGGTGACTCGCGACGCAAAATCGAACATGTGATCACACCGATTGCTGGCTCCGCATTGCTCTTTCGCCACCAACGCTGGCACGAAGGTTCCGCGCTCGTATCGGGTCGCAAATATGTCCTTCGTTCCGACGTTTTCTACAGTGCGTAG